In one window of Desulfobacterales bacterium DNA:
- a CDS encoding glycosyltransferase, whose protein sequence is MNQVKAKWQDSVSIVIPAYNEAGRILASLTALRAFCRDRFSGFEIICVDDGSSDNTWEIISGLGDMPFVKPLRLAQNRGKGFAIQQGMQQAAGRFLFFTDADLPYRPEALDAAMNAFYQETCDLVVGARELSDPGRHLPVGQARSIASRVFSGLVARLFKLAVRDTQCGFKGFSRAAARQIFPRLNVWGYAFDVEIFILARRLGLKICRIPVTLVEQTGSKISLTRDPIVMLYDLIRLAIRERRRRIRGQGSGIGCQGPGVRDRVSGTREQGAGVRGQGSGAEG, encoded by the coding sequence ATGAATCAGGTGAAAGCCAAGTGGCAAGACTCCGTATCGATTGTGATTCCGGCCTATAATGAAGCTGGACGCATTCTGGCCTCCCTGACGGCCTTGAGGGCTTTCTGCCGGGACCGGTTTTCCGGTTTTGAAATCATCTGTGTGGACGACGGCAGCAGCGACAATACCTGGGAGATAATTTCCGGCCTGGGTGACATGCCGTTTGTAAAACCGTTGCGATTGGCCCAAAACCGCGGCAAGGGGTTTGCGATTCAGCAGGGGATGCAGCAGGCCGCCGGACGGTTTCTTTTTTTTACGGATGCGGATCTGCCTTACCGCCCGGAGGCTCTGGATGCGGCTATGAACGCTTTTTACCAGGAAACGTGCGATCTGGTTGTGGGCGCGCGCGAACTATCAGATCCGGGTCGCCATCTGCCTGTCGGTCAGGCCCGAAGCATTGCCAGCCGGGTGTTTTCCGGCCTGGTGGCCCGTCTTTTCAAGCTGGCGGTTCGGGATACCCAGTGCGGTTTCAAGGGGTTCAGCCGCGCGGCCGCCCGGCAAATATTTCCCCGGCTGAACGTATGGGGCTATGCCTTTGATGTGGAAATATTTATCCTGGCCCGGCGCCTGGGGTTGAAAATCTGCCGAATACCGGTGACGCTTGTGGAACAGACCGGCTCCAAGATCAGCCTGACCAGAGACCCGATTGTCATGCTGTACGACCTGATCCGGCTGGCGATACGGGAGAGAAGGCGAAGAATCAGGGGCCAGGGGTCAGGGATCGGGTGTCAGGGGCCAGGGGTCAGGGATCGGGTGTCAGGGACCAGGGAACAGGGGGCAGGGGTCAGGGGTCAGGGATCGGGGGCGGAAGGGTAG